CTCGACGATCACGAGGTCCACCCCATCGGCAACCCGCATGATGGCCCCCTTGATTTCGTCAGTAATGTGCGGAATCACCTGGACGGTACGACCGAGGTAATCGCCCTTCCGTTCCTTTCGAATGACGGAGTCGTAGATCTTTCCGGTTGTGACATTATTCTTCCGACCCATTTTGGCCGAGGTGAAACGTTCGTAGTGGCCGAGATCTAAATCCGTTTCCGCGCCATCTTCAGTCACGAAGACCTCTCCATGCTGAAAGGGACTCATCGTGCCGGGGTCAACATTGATATAAGGATCGAGCTTCTGGAGTGTAATTTTAAGGCCGCGTGCCTCGAGAAGGGCACCGATTGATGCCGAGGCAAGACCCTTTCCCAGGGAACTGACGACCCCACCGGTGACAAAGATAAATTTCGTCTTCACGATGGTCTTTTCCAGTAACGCCAAAAAAATAAAGGTGCAACTTAAATTGTTGTTTAATTGAGGCCTAATTCCCCAAGCCGATTTCCTCGAATGCCTCCTGCCAAGGACAAACCAGGACGTTGCCCACCTTTCTCTTTCGTGGTTCGCGGCAGAGGCACAGCGCCTCGCTATTTTTTACCCCATCGGCAAGAGTCCGAATCGGTCGAAGATCCGAATCTTTTACATGTTCCGATGACTTGATTTCTACGAAGAGAAGAGGTTTGCCGGGCCGTTCGATAACGAGATCAATCTCGATGTCGTGAGTTCCAAAATAGGAAAAAGAAAAGTCGGCTTGACGATAGGCATTCTGTCGAATGATTTCGAGAATCCAAAAATGTTCAAAGGCTCGGCCATATTCCGGAGTTCCTGGTATTATGTCCAGAGTGAGTTGATTGACTAGCGCACGTTTGACTCCCGGGTCGAAGAGATAAAACTTAGGATGGGTTTTCTGTCTTTTTCTTAAAGAACGTGAGTAGGCGGGGAGAAAAAATCCGATGAGAGTGTCCTCTAAAATTTCGAAATAGGAGCGAATTGTCTTCGCGTCTGTTCCAACATCCTGCGCGAGATTAGACCATGACAGGATGTTACCATTTTCTGACGCCGCGAGCGGAAGAAATTTTCGGAAGGCCGGGAGATTTCGGATCAAACCCTCCATTTGGATTTCTTCTTTTAGATAAGTTTCAATGTATGCCCGCAGATATTTTTTCTTATCTTCCGGATTAGTCAAGGAAAAGAGTTTAGGAAGGGTTCCGAAGAGAAGGGCCTCTTGAAGATTAAATCGATTCTCCAGTTCAGGAGTCGTCAGGGGATGAAGGGTATAAGTGAAGGCGCGTCCTGCAAGAAGGTTGGCCTGCCCCCGTTTCAATTTACGGGCGCTGGAGCCGGTTAATGCAAAATGGCGATTTGGATTACCTTCAATCTGTCGGTGAACCTCATCTAGGAGAAAGGGGGCTTTTTGAACCTCATCAACAACCACCCAACGAATTTTGGGTGGCAGCCCCTCGACCAGTTCTGTAAATTCCTTTGGTCTGTTGAGGAGGCGGGTCTCCAGGTCAAAATCGAGGAGATCGATGAAATAGCTTTCGTCAGGCGGTAAAACGGACTTTAATAAGGTCGATTTGCCGACTCCACGAGGCCCGAATAGAAAAAAAGAATAGTTATTTTGAATGGCACCTTGAATATTATGGGACTGTTGAAAAATGCCATCTGCTGCGTTCCCCTCGTCGCCGGCTCCTCGACGTACCCTCAAGTACGCCTGCGTCGCGGCTCCTGGGGTGCCTTGCAGCTGGGCATTTTTGAACAGTCCCCAAAAGCCATTTTTCAACACACCCATTATATCCCTTGCAAAAGGCGTTCATTACTTCGCCACCTTTTTGATGGTGGAGGGGCCGGGAGTTTGTTGACTGCCAGAAGATTCTACAAAGAACATACTGTCGCCAACAAAGTTCGACCACCTTAGTGATCCCGTGAGGCCGCTCGCATGTGTCGTACAGGTCGATCCGGAGGTGGCACATTTCATGATCGATCTTCCGTCCGACGATAGTAGGCTAAAATATAGAAATCCCCCCGAGAGGCCAAGTCCCCCAACAGATGCGGAGGAGTTTGAGAGATAGGTCGTCGTCGTCCCCCCGCCAACCGGTTTGCAGGAGGCTGCCCTGTCCGACCCCGTATCCGATCCCTCCGTCCAGCAGAAGGTTGTTCCGTCTGAGGCAATAGCTTGTATTTGAGAGGAGGTTGTTGCCAGGAGGGTCGGGCTCCCGCCTGAGGTCGAGATCTGACTGACTCGTGTAAATTGACCATTAACGAGGGTGTGATCAAAAAAGAGCGTCGAGCCGGAGAGACCATCGCTGCGAATGAGAGGAGTAGACAGGTTTGTCAACGAGAGTCCGCTACTGATCGCCGTGTCATCTCCATTGACCGTAGTGACAGGCACGCTGTAGATCTGTCCCATCGGCTCGCCTGCATTCCCCCAGTAGAAGTTTGTCCCATCGTTGACAAAGCCGTTTGACATCCCGAGATGTTCGTTCGTTCCCGTTACGACCGTTGTGATGGCGCCGCCTGTTTTCGAGATACAATAGATCGTACCGGTATTGAATAGTACCCAACAGGCCTTTGTTCCGGTGAGCGAGAGGGCCTTTGGTTTGTTGAGACCGGTGACGAGGCAGGAAGAGGAGCTCCCATCGAGTGAGACCTTGCAGAGGGCACCATCAGTCGTCGACAGTATGTTTGAAATATAATAACAGTTGCTTGTGTCACAGGAGAGAGCGCCGGCATTGGTGATGCCAGAGAGGAGTGTTGTAAAGGCTGAACTTGTCTGACTCGATCCACCTCCCCCGGCTACACTGTTCCCCGAGGTGTAACAGTCCCTTGGATCGGTTCTGTTTCTTATGGCCTGATCCAGGCAACTTTGCACAGAGGCCTGTCCAATCGTTGCGGCCGTCGGGATAAATTGATCCAGTGTTGAGGCCGTGAAGGTACAGGTTGAACAGGCGGCGACCGCCTCGATGGCCGCACCAACCTGCTCAAAGATCTTCGTGTCAAATCCGCCTCCGCTCCCCTTGAAATAATTAAGCCCCTTTGCATCGATCGTCTGTTTCATGTGCTGGAACTCATCCCGACAATCACTCACGCTTGTTCCACAATTGATCCCGCCATTGACAACGGAATAATACGTCGCCTCGATGGACGAACTGTCGCACGAGTCCTCTCCGGTACAAGCAGTCTCCCATGCGCCACTGTACTGCTCCACCATTGCACCCGTCTTGATTGCATCGTAGAGCTCTCCATTCGCCTCAAATTGGTCAAGCACCCCCTTGAGTAACGTAAATGCCCTCGGGTCGTTGAATTTGGACGGATCATCATGTACGAGCAGCGTTTTCATCGTGTTCTCAAGATCGGTCAGATCTTCAAACTGGTCCGCCACATCGAGAAAATGCTCCCTCACCACCTCCTTCACCTGTTTGAAACCGGTTACAAAGGTCGAATAGTCATCAAAGGTTGATTGATCGACCCCCAAAGTCGTCGCTGCCTTTGAGGCAACGGTCTCTAACGAGGTGAGATCCCCCTTCAATACGGCTTGGATAAACTCAAACGGCTTCGTATATCCGACCTGATCCGCCTTTCCTCCCCCAGCAAAAAAGGCCGTAATGAGCCCCTTGATCTTGCCGACGGACGCCTGGTTTGACTCACCGGTCAGATCGGATACCTCCCAGATCGCCTTCGCCGCTTTATATAAATTTTCAATATCCAGACCTGACTTCGTGATCGCCACTCGGTAATTGCTCCCCCATCCCTGATACCCCTCAATCTCTGTGGCCATCGCTTGGGAGGCGAGTGTCGTTGTTGGGTCCGAGGTCCCCATATCAATCGAGGTTGTCTTTCCTTCTGTGATTTCAACCTTGAGATAGGTCTCTGACGGGGCCCCGTTACAATCGGACGACAAGATCAGATCCTGGGAATAGGATGTGGAACTTGTAGAGACGTCCGAGGGGCGGATGAGGTCGTAGCTTGAGGCGTCGAGTGTTACCTGACCTGTAGATGTGATCTCCCCCGTAGCGATCTGCACCCCATCAAGGGTATAGAGGGTTGCTGTTCCGCCGGTGCAGGCAGCGGTTGAGACGGCCGATTTGGTACCGGAGAGTGTCAGAGAGGAGCTGCTCGAGGCGGGGATCTCTACGGAGGCGGAGACAGTTAAGACAGCACTTGGCTGTGTGACGGCTGTGACTACCTCTCCCCCATCGCCGCTACCACAACCAACGATCGTGGTGAGCAAGAGAAGAAAAGAGACTGCACACCAACGCCTCATGAATCCCCCTTACCCGAATGAAGAAAACTTCCCGCTTAGGTAGAGCATATTCTATGCCAATTATCTAAAAAATAAAGGGATTGAAATGAATCATCTTTTCTTATGGTGGGGGGGGGGGGGGGGGGGGGGGGTAAATTTTTCCAACAAGTTCAATAAGCTTCTTCAGGAATTTCGCGAAGTCATCCGTCAGTTTATCCGCCTCCGCCAGAAAACCCTGCCGTCTCGCGGCGGGGAGCTTCATTTCAAACCTGTTTGCCTCCGTCCAAATCTTTGCCGACCTGAACGGTAATCGTCGTCTCGATCCTGAGGAGTTTGTTCGCGAGTAACGTATTACCGCTCATGGATGATCAGTGATTTTCCAGTCAGTCCCAGATGCCGGTCAGTAGACCAGCATTGATCCGTTTTTTGCTTTGTCATCAACCAGAGACCGGTAGTGTCTGCCAAGGTTAATTCTTCATCCGAAAATCGTCTGAGATAGCGGGTTGCTTCTTGAATCTCTTTTTTTCCAACAGGATAGATGGTTAGAGGCTTCAAGGATTCGATAAAATTCATAAATTGGAGGGCACGCGTCACATCATAACGTCGGAGGAACCACCCTTGGCCCTCAGCAATAACGAGTGGAGTGGTTACCAGAGATGGCGGTTCACTGAATAACTGAAGAAAAAGCGGATGAAAGCTGTCGGAACGATCGAGGAAGGCAATGAATGCGGAGGTATCAATGTAGGCCTTAATCCTTGTGGCCATAGATGAGTTCGTCAATCTTTTGGCTTGCCTCGGAATCGCCGGAGGAAACCAGTCCCGCGAAGCGCATCCAGGGTTTTCCGGTCTTGGCAGGGAGGAGGTGGCGCAGCGAACGTCTTAAAAGCTCGGCCAATGACAGACCGAGCCGCCTCGCCTCTTTTTTCGCCCAGGAGTACTCCTCCGGCTCAAGACTGATCTGTGTTCGAATCATGATAACAAATTATATAAAAACGTTATCACCTGTCAAGCGGCATTTATTAAGCGGTGGTTGACACCTACCTCTCGAAAAACTCAACAATCTCTTTATGATTCGAACGGGCATCTTCGAAGCCGAGTTCGATCAGTTTTTTTAAGTATTCCGGAATGAAGGCGATGTAGGAGAGAAAGTCAACGCCACCGGAGGGGTCGATATCCAGAAAACGGACTAGGAACTTCTCAAAATTGCTGAAATACTGGTCACGATGCTTTCGGAAGGCGTGGTCGAAGATATCACCGATAATCTCGCTCGGCCGGATTCGAAGTACCCTGAGCCGCTTCAGTCCCCGGTCAGCCACATCACCACGGATCTCCTTCCGGCGAAGCATCTGATTTAAATCTTCCAGATAGTTTTCTCCGTACAGCTCTTCACTCCAGTCGATGATCCGGTTGATCCGTTCGAGCTGCTCTAGGTCGTATTGGGTCCGGTCGAGGAAGATCGAGTTCATGACGCGGCCAAGGACCTGCCCCATCGATGGCGGGACGCCTTTCTTGCCGATCGAGGGGATCTTCTCCCCCGGTTTGGCGCGGTGATGAAGCCCGATGATAAAAAGTGAGTCGGCCCCGAGCTGAATGGCGGGGGACATTGGGGTGTTCAGTCGAAGACCCCCGTCGGTGTAGGGAATTCCATCCACATCGACTGTCGGAAAGATAATCGGAATCGCCGCGGAGGCCATTGTGTGAATCGGCCTGATCTTTGTGAAATGGGTGATGTAGCTTCCTGAGTACTCGACGTCATCCCTCTTCTGTATGAAGAGCTCGAGGCGGCCGGTGAAGACGTTAGTGGCGGAGATCGAAAGGGCCTGGACAAGCCCCGCCTTGATATTTCGTGTGATCTGTTTCCAATCGATCTCCTGTTCCATAAAAGGAAGGAAGGGAGAGGTGTCCAGAAATCCGCGAAAGTGCGGAATGCCGGTCTGATTGCGGCGAATGAAATTCATGAGGAGTCCGCGCCCCCCTTTTCTTAAAAAATCGAGGAGGGCGATCGTCTGCCGGCGGTAGATCCTGTCGGGTGTCAGCTTTGACCAGACTTCATGAATTCTTCTCCCCTGTAATTCGAGATCATGGGCTGAACTGGCCATAAAGGAGGAGTTAATGGCGCCAACGGAGGAGCCACATTGAATATCGAAAGAATGGTTTCGTA
This is a stretch of genomic DNA from Deltaproteobacteria bacterium. It encodes these proteins:
- a CDS encoding ATP-binding protein, which codes for MGVLKNGFWGLFKNAQLQGTPGAATQAYLRVRRGAGDEGNAADGIFQQSHNIQGAIQNNYSFFLFGPRGVGKSTLLKSVLPPDESYFIDLLDFDLETRLLNRPKEFTELVEGLPPKIRWVVVDEVQKAPFLLDEVHRQIEGNPNRHFALTGSSARKLKRGQANLLAGRAFTYTLHPLTTPELENRFNLQEALLFGTLPKLFSLTNPEDKKKYLRAYIETYLKEEIQMEGLIRNLPAFRKFLPLAASENGNILSWSNLAQDVGTDAKTIRSYFEILEDTLIGFFLPAYSRSLRKRQKTHPKFYLFDPGVKRALVNQLTLDIIPGTPEYGRAFEHFWILEIIRQNAYRQADFSFSYFGTHDIEIDLVIERPGKPLLFVEIKSSEHVKDSDLRPIRTLADGVKNSEALCLCREPRKRKVGNVLVCPWQEAFEEIGLGN
- a CDS encoding type II toxin-antitoxin system VapC family toxin, with the translated sequence MATRIKAYIDTSAFIAFLDRSDSFHPLFLQLFSEPPSLVTTPLVIAEGQGWFLRRYDVTRALQFMNFIESLKPLTIYPVGKKEIQEATRYLRRFSDEELTLADTTGLWLMTKQKTDQCWSTDRHLGLTGKSLIIHER
- a CDS encoding CopG family transcriptional regulator, whose amino-acid sequence is MIRTQISLEPEEYSWAKKEARRLGLSLAELLRRSLRHLLPAKTGKPWMRFAGLVSSGDSEASQKIDELIYGHKD
- a CDS encoding patatin-like phospholipase family protein, whose product is MKKDQTRKTALVLSGGGARGAYEAGIIHYLRTMLPPKIRNHSFDIQCGSSVGAINSSFMASSAHDLELQGRRIHEVWSKLTPDRIYRRQTIALLDFLRKGGRGLLMNFIRRNQTGIPHFRGFLDTSPFLPFMEQEIDWKQITRNIKAGLVQALSISATNVFTGRLELFIQKRDDVEYSGSYITHFTKIRPIHTMASAAIPIIFPTVDVDGIPYTDGGLRLNTPMSPAIQLGADSLFIIGLHHRAKPGEKIPSIGKKGVPPSMGQVLGRVMNSIFLDRTQYDLEQLERINRIIDWSEELYGENYLEDLNQMLRRKEIRGDVADRGLKRLRVLRIRPSEIIGDIFDHAFRKHRDQYFSNFEKFLVRFLDIDPSGGVDFLSYIAFIPEYLKKLIELGFEDARSNHKEIVEFFER